AAAACCTTATTTGCTTAGGGCGTTGAAAAACATCGATATACCGTTTATGGAGTTCAAACTCCCTCTTTGAAGTGAAACACCAAATTTAAAAAGGTATATTGACAACTTTCGTGTCCCTTAGCACTGTTTTTTTGAGTTCTGGTTTGTTTATGAGCCTCCTCACCCCCGGCACTCAGGCCAACAGGCTTTCAGCACATTGGACAAAACCCGTTTTTGGCCTGTGTGCCGGGCAAGACCCCGGCCTCTCTTCCTCTGGGCTGGGCTTTACCCACAATTTTTATCAAGCCTGTTGAGTTGCAAAAATGTAGTTTTGAGGGTGTTCAAATGCTCTTTAAAGTCCTTAATGACCTTAAAGTCCTTAACGACAATACCCACGACCGGCCTCAACACCATAAAGAGGTAGGTGCACCTGCGAATGAATTGTGCAGCCCCTGTTTTGTAGGGGCAGGCCCCTGTGCCTGCCCTTGGGTGAGGGTTCCATAAAGAACCTTTTTATCTAGGAAGGAAAAAAATCCCACTTCCCACTCCTATCCAACGGGTACGGCCGGATGCAGGTCCCAGATGCCGCAGGGGCAGGCACCGGCGCAGAATCCGCAGGCAATGCAGCGCTCTGCGTCCACTTCATAGGAAAAGCTGTTTTTTCCAAGGTCTTTTCTGGAAATGGCTCCTCCGGGGCACAGCTCCACACAGATACCGCAGTCCCTGCAGTTGCCGCAGGAAGCGCACTGGGAACCGCAGCCGCCCAGATCTTCCTTGGGTGGAATGCGGGGATCAAAATATTCCAGATGCACCCTTTCCAGCTTCAGTATTTCCCTTGCATCCATTTCCGGAAGCCTGCCTTCGGCCATGTCGCAGATGGCCTGGGCCGTTCTGCGTCCAGCACCGATGGCATCGGTGATCAGGCCCTGCCCCACCATGTCGCCTATGGCAAAGATTTGAGCATCCGTGGTCTGGCCGTATTCATTGACCCGGATCCGACCCTTTTCTACCACCACACTTTCCGGCAGAAAATCCAGAACAGCCATGTCCCCTATGGAGGTTACAATGGTGTCCGCCGGAATCAGCTCACCGTTTTCAAGCAGCACGCCTTCTTTAGTGAGGGCTTTGGTGAAGCAGGGCCAGCGGAAGACGGCACCGGCTTTTTCCGCATCTTCCTTTTCCACACCAAAGGCGGCGGGTTTTTGTATGTCTATGAGGGTGATGTTTTCCGCACCGAGGCGCTTTGCTTCTGTTGCCACATCGCAGCCCACATTGCCCGCGCCGATAATCACCACATTTTTTCCGGGTTTTATGGCATTGGCTTTGGCCTGTTCCAGAAAATCAAGGGAAGTGACCTGCCGCTCCCCGCCATCCACCATAAGGCGTCTGGGGCTGGATGCGCCGGTGGCTATAATGATGTGGTCGTGGTCGCTTTTCAGCCGCTCCACATCCTTTCGGGTAAGGGACTGTTTGAGGTGTATGTGGGGTATTACTTCAGCAACCCTTTCCAGCTCCTTTGTCAGCACTTCCTGTGGAATGCGGGATTCCGGAATCACAGAGCGCATTTTTCCGCCCAGCACCTCGCTTTTGTCCAGAATCACCACCTCATGCCCTTTGGAGCGGAGCTGCCAGGCCACGGAAATACCCGCAGGTCCGCCACCGACAACGGCCACCTTTCTGCCCTTTATGGCAGGGAATACCGGGGTGAAAGCGGCAAGGGAAGCTTTTCCCAGTGGCTTGATATCCACAGGGGCCATAAAGGCACTGTTTCGGGTGCAGGCTTCCATGCAGGGATTGGGACAGAGGTAGCCACAGACCGTTGCGGGAAAGGGCGTGTAGCTTAAGGCCATATCCACGGCCTCGTCCATGCGTCCTTCTCTTATCAGCTGCCAGCGCTGCTGCACTGGAATACCCGTGGGGCAGGTTCCTTCACAGGGGGCTTTGTATTTCCGGTTCTCCCATACGGGCACAAATCGCCGCAGTTCTCCCCTGGTAATCAGGGGGATGGGACTCATGTCCAGATCTGTCAGATCACCGATGAGCCCGCCCTTTCCCAGCTCTTTATCCCAGATGCCTTTGCGGAAATCCCTCATGGAGCCACGCTCCGTCTCCCGTTTTTCCATGGGAGAGCGGGCTACAAGGCACTGCCAGTCTTCCCGTACGCTTAGGGTGTCGTAGAGTTCGGGTTTTTGAATTTTAAGAAGAAAATCCGAAAGGCCCTTTTTCAGCCAGATCCAGTCTTCTTCTTCAATGGGAACCATGCGGGCATCGGCCTGACTGAACCCGTCCATGGGCCCCCGGAAAAAGACCTGACCGCCCACCATGCCGACCATGGGCCGGTGTCCCAGAACATTGTCAGGATTCTGGGGCTGCCATCCGCAGATGACAGCTTTTCCGCCTGCCATGAATTCACCGAAAAAATCTCCGGCGGAACCAAGCACCCAGAGTTCGGGCGGTTCAAAACGGGGGTTGCGTTTGGTCATGGTCATGCTGCGGGAGCCTACGGACCCGGCCACCCAGACCTTGCCCTGGGCCATGCCGTTGCAGGTTCCGTTGCCTGCGTTGCCATGGACGAGTATGTTTGCTCCGGCATTGAGCCAGCCCGTGTCTTCGGAGGCGGAACCCATGACTTCTATTTCTGTGTTGGGATAGCCAAAGCTCCCAAGGCGCTGGCCCGCAGTACCTTCGATGCGTATGCTTACGGGTTCTTCTGCCTTCCAGAGTCTTCCGCCTATGCCGTGCTGACCAGCAGCCCGGATTTCCAGATTGCGGAAGCCTTTGTTGACAGCCTCCTGAATGTGTTCTTCCAGAAGACGGGATTCCAGGCGGATGCCCTCACTGTCCCTGCCTTCTATGATAAGCGTTTTAGAGTTATGCATGGTTTCCTCCTACACCACATAGCGGATGCCGAGGCGTTCGGCGGCATGGTAGTCATTGATTCCCAGGGCATCGGACATGCCGATGGGCAGGGAGGTGGAGCGGCCCAGGGGGGCAAGAATTTTTCTAAGCTCCATGTCAAAGGCCAGATAAAGATCCACCACGCGTTCCGCCACCTTCTCCGCATCCAGCCTGCGATAGATTCTCGGGTCCTGGGAGGCTATGCCCTTGGGACAAAGCCCGATGTTGCAGATGTTGCAACGGTCCTGCTCGGAGCCGAGGCAGCCTGCTGCGGCCTGCATGATATATTTACCCGTCTGCACTCCGGAAGCGCCCATCATGATGAGGGCTGCGGCATTGGCTGCGAGGTTGCCGTTTTTGCCTACACCGCCCCCTGCAAAAAGGGGAATTTCATTCTGCTTACCCACCTTCACAAGGTTTAAGTAGCAGTCCCGCAGGTTGGAAGCGATGGGATGTCCCATGTGATTCATGGACACATTATAGGCGGCCCCGGTTCCTCCGTCTTCTCCGTCAATGGCAAGTCCTGCGGCGTAGGGATTTCTGGTGAGGTTGTTGAGCACCGCAAGGCTTGTGGATGTGGCGGATATCTTGGGATAGACCGGAACCCGGAATCCCCAGGCCATGCTCATGCTCTGGATCATCTTGGCCACGGATTCCTCTATGGAATACTGGGTCTGATGGGTGGGAGGGCTTGGCAGGCTGACCCTTTCCGGCACACCGCGGATGGCGGCAATCAGCTTATTGACCTTGTGCCACATGAGCAGTCCTCCATCTCCGGGCTTGGCTCCCTGTCCGTATTTAATCTCTATGGCGCAGGGGTCTTCCTTCATTTCAGGAATGGCGTGGATGATCTCATCCCAGCCGAAATAACCGGAGGCAATCTGGAGAATTACATATTTGAGGAAACGGGAGCGCAGAAGCCTTGGCGGGCATCCGCCCTCTCCCGTACAGATCCGCACGGGCATGCCCATTTCCTCATTGAGGTAGGCCACTCCCATCTGAAGGCCTTCCCACATGGTAGGTGAAAGGGCGCCGAAGCTCATGCCACCGATGACCAGAGGATAAATTTCCCGCACAGGCGGCATCCATCCGTGCTCCCGCTGGTGCTTCAGGGCATCTCTTGGTTCCAGCACCCGGCCCAGCAGGGTATTCACATCAAAGGTGTGGCGACCGGCATCAAGTGCCGGGTCCGTGAGCATGGAAATTCGGATGAATTTAATCTGATCCAGAAGGCCTGACGGGTCGTTCCGCCGCCCTCCCCTGCTTTTTGGCTGTCCCCCCTGATTTATGTGATAGCGAAGTTTGTCACTGCCATCATTGCGGACAGGAGCAATGGCGTCATTGGGACAGACCAAAGAACACATGGCACAGCCCACGCAGGCATAGGCCGGGCTTGTTCTCTGGCGGATGCCGTAGCGGATAGTCTGGGAGGAGGATGGTTTTTCCGCAAATCCTGTGCCTGCTTTGATTTCCCGCTTGCGGAATACACCCAGCTCTATGGAGTTCACCGGACATACGGCGGTGCAGCTGCCGCAGAGGGTGCATTTGTCCTGATTCCAGCGGATCTGCCAGGGCAGATCGCTGATGCTTAAGCTTGACGGGATAATCTGTCCGTTTGCCGACATACTTTAACCTCCTTGCGATCCGGGCCCACCATGGCCATATCGAGGTGCATGGGTTGAAAATCTTTGCTCTTATCCCTGTCCGGGATCACCGTGTCCAGACCACAGACTTCCGATGAAAAGGCCCATATGCCGGGCTTGCCACCCACAATGCCGGGCCGGAGTTTTTTGCTGTCCTGACCCATGAAAAGGGTGCCGTCCGGAAGATTACCGATGATGCAGTTGGGTCCGTCAATGATAAGCCTTCTGCAGCTCTGCTTGAGTATCCTCAGTACGGATGCGTCAGGATGGGAATTTAGCGCCTCATCCGGAAGGGGGGTGATAATGTGTTTGTAGGCATCCAAGGGAAGATCCAGAAAGGTGCTGATATAGTGAAGAATATGCACAAAGACCTCGGAGTCGGACTGAAATCCGATATAGCCGTCAAAGCCCCGGGATTCCAGAAATTCCTTTACGGGTATGAAGGCGGTGTTCTCTCCGTTGGTCATGGTGGCAAAGCCTTCCAGAAAAAAGGGATGGCAGGCATAGAGATTGATGGCATAATTGGTGTTCTGTCTGCCCTGGGCCATGATGATGCGGGCTGTGATGCCATGGCGGTCGAGATCCATATAGCGGCCAACCGTAAGGGGATCTCCTATTTCCTTGATCATGATCACATCCGGCCAGAAGGAGAAGACAATCATATCGCCGTCGGCTTCACCCATTTCACGGAGCTCTAGTCTGACCTTGAGGAGACGGCGGTGTTTTTCTTCTTCCGCCAGATTTTCCCAGGCTCTGGGATAATCGTAGGCCCGGATCAGGTAGATGTCCCTTGACGGCGTTCCCGCAGGTGGTGTTTCAGGAAGCTGTATGCCCATGCGGTATTTGGTCATAAAGCCTATGTCCATCATCAGGGTATCAAGCTTTTTTAGACCCGCATCCGTAAATATCCCTGAAAGTATGGGCGCTCCCTTGATGGCGGCAAAGGGGCCACCCAGATCCCTCATAAACAGCCCCACTCCGGAACCGTCATGGCCTTCCCGCATGGCATCCAGTGCTTCCAGTGCCTTCATGGGGGAAAGGGGGGTGTCGCTGGTTACTGCAAATAAACGGCACATTTATATGTCTCCTTTAAAAAAGGGCTTTAAAACGCTTTTTTTCACACGGCTTTCCATGGGGCCTTTTTACTGAAGTGGAAGAATCCGCCTGCAACAAGGGTCTTTTTGCAGAAAGTATGCCATGACTTCTAATTGATTGTTGTGTTTTTTGTTTTTTATATAAAAAGGATATGTTAAATTGATTTATTATTCAATGGCTATCTTTTTTTTCGAATCCGCTGGCATCCGTTTATTTTCAAAAAATGATATTTTTGTGATTTTGGGTACAGAAATGTAATTTTTTAAATTCCTGTGATCTGTATCGCCCATAAGGTGCACATATTCAGGTTTTCTTTCTTTTACCGATAAGATAAGAAAAAAGGAGGAAATCATTATGGAAATTATTATTGGAAAAATTGCAGAAAGCAGTTCTGCCGGTCATAGGGGGCATCCACGGTATCAGCAGGGAGACGTACCTGTAAAAGTACTCAAGGTCCGTCCGGCAAGATCCAGAAGAAATGCCCTGCTTGAAGGGAAGGATCGCAGGGATGAGAATGTGGAGACAGATCCCATGAGGGGAAAAGTTCTGGTTCTTATGGTTCCTGACGGCAGCCGTTTACCCGTGGATCTGGAAACGGGAGATTATCAGCTCAGGCTCCGGATTATTTCTGACAAAACTGGAGAAACACCAAAGATCAATACAGGGAATAAAGAGGATGTCGGCCTGAACATCAGGGCTTAGGGAGAAAAGAGAAGCAAGTTTCATATCAATAATAATCTTTTTTTAAGGAAGGCTTTTTCCCCTATGAAAAAAAACACAGGAAATCCGTCGTCAATCTCGGTTTTTTTTAAGTTTATACTGAAAATTTCCGGTGCAGCCATCTGTTTTGCTGTGGCTTTTTTTCTTTTTCAATGGGGTTTTGGCCAGATGCGGGAGGCAAGGCAGATCGACCGCTTTCCCATGACACCCGTAGAAGCACTGGCAGACGGGCCCTATGCCATTCAGGGCAGAGTGCTTGCCGATAATCATCTGATAAAGGCCCCATATTCCGGCAGCGAGGTGGTTTATGTCCGGTATCGCCTTGAGGAAGAATACAAGGACAGTGATGATAAAACCAGAATCCGGGTGCTTGAAAGCGGAGAGCGGGGGACGGATTTTTTCCTTGGTGATGAAACCGGGCAGGTGAAGATAGACTGGAATAACCGGCCGGGCAGCATGGTTTTTTCCCTTTCCATGAGCATGAACAGAAAGGATGGGAAACTTACTTACAAGGAATGGGCCATCAGAGAAGGGCAGACTTTAAGTCTTCTTGGGGAATACGCAGGGGATAAAAACAGCTTCCACTTT
The sequence above is a segment of the Desulfobotulus mexicanus genome. Coding sequences within it:
- a CDS encoding FAD-dependent oxidoreductase, translated to MHNSKTLIIEGRDSEGIRLESRLLEEHIQEAVNKGFRNLEIRAAGQHGIGGRLWKAEEPVSIRIEGTAGQRLGSFGYPNTEIEVMGSASEDTGWLNAGANILVHGNAGNGTCNGMAQGKVWVAGSVGSRSMTMTKRNPRFEPPELWVLGSAGDFFGEFMAGGKAVICGWQPQNPDNVLGHRPMVGMVGGQVFFRGPMDGFSQADARMVPIEEEDWIWLKKGLSDFLLKIQKPELYDTLSVREDWQCLVARSPMEKRETERGSMRDFRKGIWDKELGKGGLIGDLTDLDMSPIPLITRGELRRFVPVWENRKYKAPCEGTCPTGIPVQQRWQLIREGRMDEAVDMALSYTPFPATVCGYLCPNPCMEACTRNSAFMAPVDIKPLGKASLAAFTPVFPAIKGRKVAVVGGGPAGISVAWQLRSKGHEVVILDKSEVLGGKMRSVIPESRIPQEVLTKELERVAEVIPHIHLKQSLTRKDVERLKSDHDHIIIATGASSPRRLMVDGGERQVTSLDFLEQAKANAIKPGKNVVIIGAGNVGCDVATEAKRLGAENITLIDIQKPAAFGVEKEDAEKAGAVFRWPCFTKALTKEGVLLENGELIPADTIVTSIGDMAVLDFLPESVVVEKGRIRVNEYGQTTDAQIFAIGDMVGQGLITDAIGAGRRTAQAICDMAEGRLPEMDAREILKLERVHLEYFDPRIPPKEDLGGCGSQCASCGNCRDCGICVELCPGGAISRKDLGKNSFSYEVDAERCIACGFCAGACPCGIWDLHPAVPVG
- a CDS encoding glutamate synthase — translated: MCRLFAVTSDTPLSPMKALEALDAMREGHDGSGVGLFMRDLGGPFAAIKGAPILSGIFTDAGLKKLDTLMMDIGFMTKYRMGIQLPETPPAGTPSRDIYLIRAYDYPRAWENLAEEEKHRRLLKVRLELREMGEADGDMIVFSFWPDVIMIKEIGDPLTVGRYMDLDRHGITARIIMAQGRQNTNYAINLYACHPFFLEGFATMTNGENTAFIPVKEFLESRGFDGYIGFQSDSEVFVHILHYISTFLDLPLDAYKHIITPLPDEALNSHPDASVLRILKQSCRRLIIDGPNCIIGNLPDGTLFMGQDSKKLRPGIVGGKPGIWAFSSEVCGLDTVIPDRDKSKDFQPMHLDMAMVGPDRKEVKVCRQTDRLSRQA
- a CDS encoding glutamate synthase-related protein, whose product is MSANGQIIPSSLSISDLPWQIRWNQDKCTLCGSCTAVCPVNSIELGVFRKREIKAGTGFAEKPSSSQTIRYGIRQRTSPAYACVGCAMCSLVCPNDAIAPVRNDGSDKLRYHINQGGQPKSRGGRRNDPSGLLDQIKFIRISMLTDPALDAGRHTFDVNTLLGRVLEPRDALKHQREHGWMPPVREIYPLVIGGMSFGALSPTMWEGLQMGVAYLNEEMGMPVRICTGEGGCPPRLLRSRFLKYVILQIASGYFGWDEIIHAIPEMKEDPCAIEIKYGQGAKPGDGGLLMWHKVNKLIAAIRGVPERVSLPSPPTHQTQYSIEESVAKMIQSMSMAWGFRVPVYPKISATSTSLAVLNNLTRNPYAAGLAIDGEDGGTGAAYNVSMNHMGHPIASNLRDCYLNLVKVGKQNEIPLFAGGGVGKNGNLAANAAALIMMGASGVQTGKYIMQAAAGCLGSEQDRCNICNIGLCPKGIASQDPRIYRRLDAEKVAERVVDLYLAFDMELRKILAPLGRSTSLPIGMSDALGINDYHAAERLGIRYVV